The region ACACGTCTATCTCTTTGCAGCCTTTTGCAAAGAGATTTTTTTTTGGGAAAAGATGGATACCAACAGAAATTTGTGAGGAGTGTGGAATTGATGAGGCATTTTGTATCGACAAGACATCTTTCAGAAACGATGATGTTTTCCATTCTAAAAAAAGCTGAAGGAATGCGTACAGGGGTACAAAAATTGCCCAGACAGCTCTTTGCGGCTAACTTGTTTTTTGAACCGAGCACACGAACAAAAATGAGTTTTATCGTTGCCGAACGGAAATTAGGTATTGAAACACTCGATTTTCAAATGGAAACTTCCAGTGTTGTCAAGGGAGAATCGTTGTATGATACCGCAAAGACTTGTGAGGCGATTGGTGCTAATGTGATGGTGATCCGTCATCAGGATGATGATTGGTATAAAGAACTTACCAATGACTTATCCCTGCCAGTTATCAATGCAGGTGCGGGAAAAGGAGAGCATCCCACCCAAAGCATGCTTGATTTGCTGACGATCTACCAGGAATACGGAACATTTTCAGGATTGAAAGTCGTCATATCCGGTGATATCAGTCACAGCAGGGTTGCCCGTTCCAATGCTTATGCACTGCAAACACTTGGTGCTAAGGTATACTTTGCTGCTGCGCCCGGGTTTGAAGATTCTTCATTGGATTTTCCATACATTTCAATCGATGAAGCTGTCGAGACATGTGATGTATTGATGCTGCTTAGAATTCAGCACGAACGCCACGGTCAAAACTCCTGTGATACGGTTTCATACCTGGAGAATTATGGTCTGACAACGGAAAGGGAACGGAAGATGAAAGACCATGCGATCATTTTACACCCCGCTCCGGTTAACAGGGGTGTCGAAATTGATTCTTGTCTTGTCGAATGTCCCCGCTCAAGAATTTTTAAACAAATGGAAAATGGAGTCTATATCCGCATGGCAATCATCCAAACACTCGTTAAGGAATGGGGAATGTATCATGAAATTGCTCTTGAAAAATGCTAAACGACTTGTAAATGAACGGCAGGAAGTCTGTGATGTTTTAATTAACGACGGTAAAGTACAACAAATTGCTCCTTCTATTAAAGTGGAAGCAAACGAGACAATTGATTGTGAAGGCAAGTACATTTTTCCGGGATTTATTGATGTACACATTCACCTTCGTGAACCGGGTGGTGAACATAAAGAAACGATTAAAACGGGAACTAAAGCCGCGGCAAAAGGTGGGTTTACAACGGTATGTGCCATGCCGAATACCAATCCGGTACCCGATAATATGGATACCGTAAACGACCTGCTGGAAACAATAAAGCAGGATGCAGCGGTACGGGTACTGCCATATGCAGCGATTACGAAAGGACTGAAAGGTGAAGAACGGACACCAATCGGAGAACTTGCAAAAACGGGAATCTTTGCCTTTACCGATGATGGGGTGGGAATTCAGACTGCCGACTTCATGCTGCAGGCGATGAAAGAAGCAGCGAAACATGGAAAACCAATCGTTGCCCACTGTGAAGATAATTCAATTGTGTATGGAGGAGTTGTCCATCAGGGAGAAATCAGCGAACGCATGGATTTTCCGGGGATTCCTTCATTAAGTGAATCGGTGCAGATTGCCAGGGATGTTTTGCTGGCTGAGGCGGCCAATTGTCATTATCATGTCTGTCACGTCAGTACCAAAGAATCTGTCCGGGTCATCCGTGATGCAAAAAGAGCCGGGGTTCGTGTGACAGCTGAGGTTACCCCGCACCATTTACTGTTAAATGAGCATGCAGTAACGGAAGACGATGCAAATTTTAAAATGAATCCACCGTTGCGCAGCAAAGAAGATCAGCAGGCATTAATGGAAGGTCTGCTCGATGGAACTATTGACTTTATTGCAACAGACCATGCACCACATGCAGAAGATGAGAAAGCAGAAGGGTTCCGGAAAGCACCATTTGGCATTGTTGGATTGGAAACGGCTTTTTCCCTTCTATATACCAATCTTGTAAAAACAGGGAAGATCACTTTGAACCAATTGGTTAACTGGCTGACGATAAAGCCGGCGGAAGTCTTTAGCCTGCCATACGGTAAGCTGGAAGAAGGAGCGATTGCTGATATTACTGTCGTTGATTTGAATAACGAAATCGACGTGGATAAATACACGTTTGCATCAAAAGGAAAGAACACGCCATTTCACAATTGGACTGTACAAGGGATTCCGACAATTACCATAGCAGAAGGAAAAATAGCCTACAAGGAGGATTCACATGCACATGCATAAACGACAACTGATTTTGGAAGATGGAACACAATTTATTGGCGATGGATTCGGAAGCGACACAACGATGTCAGGTGAAGTAGTTTTTAATACAGGGATGACAGGCTATCAGGAAATCATTTCGGATCCGTCCTATTGCGGGCAAATTGTTACCATGACCTATCCGCTTGCAGGTAATTACGGGATTAACCGGGATGATTTTGAAACCGTAACACCATTTATTAACGGATTTGTTGTCAAAGAAGCAAGTGAAAATCCGTCAAACTTCCGAAGTGATGAAACATTAAGTGACTATCTGAAAGCAAATAATATTCCCGGCATTGCCGGAATTGACACGCGGAAGTTGACGAAGATCATCCGTAAACACGGTACAATGAAAGGAATGATTGCCGATGCAGAAGAACCGGCAGCAGAATTGATTGCGAAATTGCACGAGCTGCCTGTTCGGACAGACCAGGTAAGTTATACATCGGCAGTTAAGCCATACGTTGTTCCGGGACGCGGAAAGCGGATTGTGCTCGTCGACTTTGGCATGAAGCATGGAATCCTGAGGGATCTTACGAAACGGAATTGTCATGTCACTGTTGTTCCATATAATTACGGTGCGGAAAACATTTTGCGGTTAAAGCCGGATGGAATCATGCTGACCAATGGTCCGGGGGATCCGAAAGATGTTCCGGAATCAATCGACATGATTAAAGAAGTGGTTGGCAAAATTCCGTTATTCGGAATCTGTCTTGGTCATCAACTGCTTGCATTGGCCAGTGGAGCCAATACGGAAAAGATGAAATTTGGCCATCGCGGCGGCAATCATCCCGTAAAAGATTTGATTACGAATAAAACGCTGATCACAAGTCAGAATCACAGTTATGCCGTTACACAGGAGTCGCTCATGGATACGGATCTTGAATTAACACAAATCGCCTTGAATGATAACTCGGTTGAAGGGTTGAGACATCGCAAATATCCGGCATTTTCGGTGCAGTACCATCCGGAAAGCTCACCGGGACCGGAAGACACGAATCATTTATTCGATCAATTTATGCAGTTAATCCGAGAATCGAAAATGGAGAAAGAGGTGCGGGTAAATGCCTAAAAATACGAACTTCCATAAAATCCTTGTCATTGGGTCAGGACCAATTGTCATTGGGCAGGCAGCAGAATTTGATTATTCAGGAACACAGGCATGTCAGGCACTGCGGGAGGAAGGATATACCGTAATATTGGCCAATTCCAATCCGGCAACTATCATGACGGATCAGACAGTTGCAGATAAAGTTTATATGGAACCGCTAACGGTTGAATTTCTTATCAAAATTATTCGTAAAGAACAGCCTGATGCTATTCTTCCGACACTTGGCGGTCAAACAGGCTTGAATATGGCAGTGGCTTTGGATAAAACCGGTATCCTGGAAGAATACAAAGTGGAATTGCTCGGTACATCGCTCGAAGCAATTGAAAAGGCAGAAGACAGAGATGTGTTCCGATCCCTGATGAAGGAAATGGGTGAACCAGTACCTGACAGTCAGATCGTTAATACAGTTGATGAAGCATGCCGTTTTGCCCGAGAAATCGGGTATCCGGTGATTGTCAGACCAGCATATACACTTGGCGGAACCGGTGGAGGCATGTGTTATGACGAAACGGAACTACGGGAGATAGCCAGAAATGGATTGTCCCTCTCACCTGTCAATCAATGTCTGATTGAAAAAAATATTGCCGGCTTTAAGGAAATCGAATATGAAGTGATGCGGGATAAAAATGATCAGGCAATTGTAGTGTGTAATATGGAAAATGTTGATCCGGTGGGGATTCATACTGGTGACTCGATTGTGGTGGCACCATCCCAAACTTTGAGCGATCGTGAGTATCAATTACTGCGGAATGCTTCGCTCAAGATTATCCGGGAACTGGAAATTGAAGGTGGATGTAATGTTCAGTTGGCAATTGATCCGAACAGTTTTAATTATTACATCATCGAAGTTAATCCGCGTGTCAGCAGATCATCGGCACTGGCATCCAAAGCTACCGGATATCCAATTGCCAAAATGGCAGCCAAAATTGCGATAGGATTGACGCTTGACGAAATTATTAATCCAATCACCGGAACCACGTACGCTTGCTTTGAACCAGCACTTGATTACGTTGTTTCCAAAATACCGCGTTTTCCGTTTGATAAATTTGTTACCGGTGACCGATATTTGGGCACACAGATGAAAGCCACTGGTGAAATTATGTCCATTGGGCGCAATTTTGAAGAGTCCTTGTTAAAAGGTATTCGCTCGATGGATATCGGTACGGAGGAGCTTTGGCTTCCAAGTCTTGTTGATCTGTCATTGGAAGAACTTCAGTCCAGACTGCAAAGAGCGGATGATGAGCGGTTATTCGTGTTAGCTGAAGTATTCCGCCGAGGTATGTCAGTAGAAGAAATTTTTCAGCTGACTAAAATAGATCGGTTTTTCCTGTATAAGTTAGAGCAGCTGGTTGATTTGGAAACAGAACTGACATTAAATAAAGAGTCATATGACGTATTGCTGAAATCAAAGAAACTAGGCTTCTCCGATACACACATTGCCCGGCTGTGGCAAATGTCTGTTGATGATGTCTATGCATTTCGCATGAAAGAAAACGTCCAGCCTGTGTATAAAATGGTGGATACGTGTGCTGCTGAATTCGAATCGGAAACACCTTATTTTTACAGCAGCTATGAGGAAGAAAATGAATCTATCCGTTCAGACCGTAAAAAAATTCTCGTTTTAGGCTCTGGTCCAATTCGTATCGGCCAAGGAATCGAATTCGATTATGCGACGGTTCATTCTGTTTTGGCCATCAAAGAGATGGGATATGAAGCAATTATTATGAACAACAATCCGGAAACTGTATCGACGGATTTCAGCATTTCAGACAAACTGTACTTTGAACCGCTGACACTTGAAGATGTTATGCATGTTATTAATCTGGAACAGCCTGAAGGTGTAATCGTTCAGTTTGGTGGTCAAACGGCTATTAACCTGGCTGAAGGGCTGGAACGACGCGGTGTCAAAATTTTGGGTACCGATATGGAAGCTATCGACAAGGCAGAAGACCGGGATAAGTTTGAACACCTTTTGAATAAACTTTCCATCATGCGGCCAAAAGGTAAATCGGTGACGGATCTGGATCAGGCTGTGGAGGTTGCAGAAGGAATCGGATATCCGGTGCTGGTACGCCCATCCTATGTCATTGGCGGCAGCCGGATGGAAATTGTTTATGACAGGGAAGAACTCAATGCTTATCTGGCGAAAACAAATGGTGCCGACAGCGCACATCCGATTTTGATAGATAAATATGTTACTGGTATTGAGATCGAAGTGGATGCCATCAGTGATGGGGAAACGGTAATTGTGCCGGGGATTATGGAACATATCGAACGTTCAGGGGTCCATTCCGGAGACTCCATTGCGGTATACCCGCCACAGCGCTTAAGTAACGCTGTGAAAGAAAAGTGTATGGAAGATACGGTTAAGATTGCCCGCGAACTGAATGTAAAAGGGCTTATCAATATTCAATTTATCGTATGTGACAATGAAGTCTATGTGCTGGAAGTTAATCCGCGCGCAAGCCGGACCATACCTTTTCTAAGTAAAATTACCGGTGTTACGATGGCCAATCTTGCAACAAAATGTATTTTAGGAGAAACGCTTGCGGGGATGGGTTATGAATCAGGTATTTTGCCTGAAACGGACTCGGTTTCTGTAAAAGTTCCGGTATTTTCATTTGAAAAGCTGCGCAGTGTCGATACGATTCTTGGACCTGAAATGAAATCAACCGGTGAAGCAATCGGACATGATAAAACATTGGAGAAGGCTTTGTATAAAGGGCTTGTCGCTGCAGGCTTATCTGTCCCGCAGGAAGGAGCAGTCCTGTTGACGGTCGCTGATAAGGATAAAGTGGAGACAGTGGAAATAGCTGAACGGTTCCACCAGCTTGGTTTTCAGCTGTATGCAACAGAAGGAACGGCGGCATACATGGAAAACAGTGGAATACCAGTCACAGCAGTAGGTAAAATCGGTTCACCGGAAAAGAATGTATTATCCATTATCGAAAATGGCGATGTGCAGTTTGTTGTTAATACACTTACATCCGGCAAAAAACCGCGTTCTGACGGCTTCATGATCCGCCGGGAGTCTGTGGAACATGGGATTGCTTGCTTAACTAACCTGGATACAGCAAGTGCAATTATCAATGTAATAGATTCAACAACGTTCAGTGCTAAGCCGATGACAAGCAAAAAGGCTGTATTGTCATGAAAAAGAAGGTAACTGCGACCATTATGGATGTTCAGCAAATTGCCTTAGATACAGTGGAAATGACTCTGGAAAATTCTTATATTGCAGAAACTGCCATACCCGGGCAGTTTCTGCATATCAGTGTGGATGGCCACACACTGCGCAGACCGATTTCAATCGCGAGCATCGATCGGGAACAGCGTACAGTTACAATTTTGTTTAAAAAGGTTGGTGACGGCACCAGCCGACTGGCAACCTATCAAGAAGGAATGTCTCTCAGTGCACTTGGACCGTCAGGGAATGGATTCCATTATGATGCATCAACCTTGAAATCTGTACTGCTTGTTGGTGGCGGAATTGGAGTCCCACCGTTGTACAACTTGGCAATTGAGCTAAAACAACGAGGTATCGAAGTTATTTCGGTTCTCGGCTTTCAATCGAGGGATTATGTTTTTTATGAGGATAAATTCCGGGAAATTGGCCGCACCATTGTAGTGACAGACGATGGAAGCTATGGACAACAAGGATTCGTTACAGATCAGCTGCCTGACACATCGACATACGATTATTATTTCACATGCGGTCCAATTCCAATGCTGCGGGCGATTACTGGTAAACTGCATGAAAAGCCCGGATCAATTTCACTTGAGGAACGGATGGGTTGCGGTGTCGGTGCGTGTTTCGCCTGTGTGATTCCTGCTGACAATGAAGACGGCTACCGGAAAATTTGTAAGGATGGCCCGGTGTTTGGGGCAAACGAGGTGATAATATGACCGATTTAATCGTTAATCTGCCAGGTTTACACCTTAAAAATCCCATCATGCCGGCATCAGGCTGTTTCGGATTTGGCAGGGAATACAGTGAATTCTATGATTTAAGTAAGCTTGGTGCAGTCATCATGAAAGCAGCAACTGGTGAAAGACGTTTTGGGAATGAGACACCACGGGTTGCCGAAACCCCATCAGGCATGTTGAATGCAATCGGTCTGCAAAACCCTGGTGTTGAAAAAATAATTGAAACCGAGGTTCCTTTTTTGGCTGAATACGACGTGCCACTCATAGCAAATGTTGCTGGGAGCACACTTGAGGAGTATGAAAAAGTTGCCGAAGCTTTTAACAAAACAAACTCAGTTAATGCGCTAGAATTGAATATTTCCTGTCCTAACGTAAAAGAAGGCGGGATCCAGTTTGGCACTGATCCGGAGATGGCAGCCAATGTAACCAGGAAGGTGAAAGAATCCAGCAATCTCCCAGTCTATGTCAAACTGTCACCGAATATAGCAGACATTGTCGATATGGCAAAGGCTGTTGAAGAGGCCGGGGCTGACGGTCTTTCCATGATTAACACACTAACCGGGATGCAGATTGATCCGGGAAGTAAAAGACCGCTGCTTGCCAATAAAACCGGCGGGTTGTCCGGGGGCGCGATTAAACCGGTTGCCATCCGCATGATTTTCGAAGTGAGTCAGCATGTCTCCATTCCGATTATCGGTATGGGTGGTATAGAATCCGCTGATGATGTATTGGAATTTTTACTGGCAGGCGCCAATGCTGTTGCAATAGGGACGGCAAACTTCCAAAATCCGCTCGTATGTCCGGAAATCATCGATGCACTTCCTGGAGTGTTAGCAAAATATGGTTTTCGATCGGTAACTGATGCTACTGGAAAGGGGCATGAGAGTGCAAGGTAAAACATATATTTCATTGGACTTTCCGACCTGGGAAGAATCCAGAAGCTTCCTTACCCGTCACGATTTGAACGGTGTACCAGTCAAGGTCGGTATGGAGTTATTCTACCGGGAGGGACCGAAACTGATTGAACGGTTAAAGGAAGACAACCATGATATTTTTCTTGATTTAAAACTGTTTGATATTCCAACGACGGTTCAAAAGGCGATGCGAAATATCGCCAAGCTTGAAGTTGATATGGTCAATGTTCATGCATTGGGCGGAAGTGAAATGATTAAGCGCGCTAAGGAAGGACTCGTTTCGGGAACGACAACGAATCATGAATCAAAGCTGATTGCAGTAACCATTCTGACGTCAATGGATGAAACCGCAGTAAAAAGCGAAATGAATCTGCAAGGTACCTTACAGGAGAACGTTGTCCAATTTGCAGGTTTTGCAGCGGACAATGGTGCCGATGGTGTTGTCTGCTCGGCCCATGAGGTGGAACAAATTAAGGGCATGTGCGGGAAGGATTTTCTTACCGTTACACCTGGAATCAGGTTAACGGACTCATCCAGTAATGACCAGAAACGGCCAGCAACACCGTCTTTCGCCAAAGAAAGCGGGGCAGATATACTTGTTCTTGGCCGTACGGTTACGCAAGCGGAAAATCCGAAAGCAGCGTACGAAAAGGTTCAAAAGGAGTGGGGAAATGGAGTCAAGTCGTGACATAGCAAAAGAACTTTTGGAAATTAAAGCTGTCCAGATTAGAACAGACGAATATTTCACCTGGACATCAGGTATCAAATCACCAATTTATTGTGATAACCGTTT is a window of Virgibacillus ihumii DNA encoding:
- a CDS encoding dihydroorotate dehydrogenase electron transfer subunit is translated as MKKKVTATIMDVQQIALDTVEMTLENSYIAETAIPGQFLHISVDGHTLRRPISIASIDREQRTVTILFKKVGDGTSRLATYQEGMSLSALGPSGNGFHYDASTLKSVLLVGGGIGVPPLYNLAIELKQRGIEVISVLGFQSRDYVFYEDKFREIGRTIVVTDDGSYGQQGFVTDQLPDTSTYDYYFTCGPIPMLRAITGKLHEKPGSISLEERMGCGVGACFACVIPADNEDGYRKICKDGPVFGANEVII
- a CDS encoding dihydroorotase; translated protein: MKLLLKNAKRLVNERQEVCDVLINDGKVQQIAPSIKVEANETIDCEGKYIFPGFIDVHIHLREPGGEHKETIKTGTKAAAKGGFTTVCAMPNTNPVPDNMDTVNDLLETIKQDAAVRVLPYAAITKGLKGEERTPIGELAKTGIFAFTDDGVGIQTADFMLQAMKEAAKHGKPIVAHCEDNSIVYGGVVHQGEISERMDFPGIPSLSESVQIARDVLLAEAANCHYHVCHVSTKESVRVIRDAKRAGVRVTAEVTPHHLLLNEHAVTEDDANFKMNPPLRSKEDQQALMEGLLDGTIDFIATDHAPHAEDEKAEGFRKAPFGIVGLETAFSLLYTNLVKTGKITLNQLVNWLTIKPAEVFSLPYGKLEEGAIADITVVDLNNEIDVDKYTFASKGKNTPFHNWTVQGIPTITIAEGKIAYKEDSHAHA
- the carB gene encoding carbamoyl-phosphate synthase large subunit — protein: MPKNTNFHKILVIGSGPIVIGQAAEFDYSGTQACQALREEGYTVILANSNPATIMTDQTVADKVYMEPLTVEFLIKIIRKEQPDAILPTLGGQTGLNMAVALDKTGILEEYKVELLGTSLEAIEKAEDRDVFRSLMKEMGEPVPDSQIVNTVDEACRFAREIGYPVIVRPAYTLGGTGGGMCYDETELREIARNGLSLSPVNQCLIEKNIAGFKEIEYEVMRDKNDQAIVVCNMENVDPVGIHTGDSIVVAPSQTLSDREYQLLRNASLKIIRELEIEGGCNVQLAIDPNSFNYYIIEVNPRVSRSSALASKATGYPIAKMAAKIAIGLTLDEIINPITGTTYACFEPALDYVVSKIPRFPFDKFVTGDRYLGTQMKATGEIMSIGRNFEESLLKGIRSMDIGTEELWLPSLVDLSLEELQSRLQRADDERLFVLAEVFRRGMSVEEIFQLTKIDRFFLYKLEQLVDLETELTLNKESYDVLLKSKKLGFSDTHIARLWQMSVDDVYAFRMKENVQPVYKMVDTCAAEFESETPYFYSSYEEENESIRSDRKKILVLGSGPIRIGQGIEFDYATVHSVLAIKEMGYEAIIMNNNPETVSTDFSISDKLYFEPLTLEDVMHVINLEQPEGVIVQFGGQTAINLAEGLERRGVKILGTDMEAIDKAEDRDKFEHLLNKLSIMRPKGKSVTDLDQAVEVAEGIGYPVLVRPSYVIGGSRMEIVYDREELNAYLAKTNGADSAHPILIDKYVTGIEIEVDAISDGETVIVPGIMEHIERSGVHSGDSIAVYPPQRLSNAVKEKCMEDTVKIARELNVKGLINIQFIVCDNEVYVLEVNPRASRTIPFLSKITGVTMANLATKCILGETLAGMGYESGILPETDSVSVKVPVFSFEKLRSVDTILGPEMKSTGEAIGHDKTLEKALYKGLVAAGLSVPQEGAVLLTVADKDKVETVEIAERFHQLGFQLYATEGTAAYMENSGIPVTAVGKIGSPEKNVLSIIENGDVQFVVNTLTSGKKPRSDGFMIRRESVEHGIACLTNLDTASAIINVIDSTTFSAKPMTSKKAVLS
- a CDS encoding carbamoyl phosphate synthase small subunit, which produces MHKRQLILEDGTQFIGDGFGSDTTMSGEVVFNTGMTGYQEIISDPSYCGQIVTMTYPLAGNYGINRDDFETVTPFINGFVVKEASENPSNFRSDETLSDYLKANNIPGIAGIDTRKLTKIIRKHGTMKGMIADAEEPAAELIAKLHELPVRTDQVSYTSAVKPYVVPGRGKRIVLVDFGMKHGILRDLTKRNCHVTVVPYNYGAENILRLKPDGIMLTNGPGDPKDVPESIDMIKEVVGKIPLFGICLGHQLLALASGANTEKMKFGHRGGNHPVKDLITNKTLITSQNHSYAVTQESLMDTDLELTQIALNDNSVEGLRHRKYPAFSVQYHPESSPGPEDTNHLFDQFMQLIRESKMEKEVRVNA
- the pyrF gene encoding orotidine-5'-phosphate decarboxylase; translated protein: MRVQGKTYISLDFPTWEESRSFLTRHDLNGVPVKVGMELFYREGPKLIERLKEDNHDIFLDLKLFDIPTTVQKAMRNIAKLEVDMVNVHALGGSEMIKRAKEGLVSGTTTNHESKLIAVTILTSMDETAVKSEMNLQGTLQENVVQFAGFAADNGADGVVCSAHEVEQIKGMCGKDFLTVTPGIRLTDSSSNDQKRPATPSFAKESGADILVLGRTVTQAENPKAAYEKVQKEWGNGVKS
- a CDS encoding dihydroorotate dehydrogenase yields the protein MTDLIVNLPGLHLKNPIMPASGCFGFGREYSEFYDLSKLGAVIMKAATGERRFGNETPRVAETPSGMLNAIGLQNPGVEKIIETEVPFLAEYDVPLIANVAGSTLEEYEKVAEAFNKTNSVNALELNISCPNVKEGGIQFGTDPEMAANVTRKVKESSNLPVYVKLSPNIADIVDMAKAVEEAGADGLSMINTLTGMQIDPGSKRPLLANKTGGLSGGAIKPVAIRMIFEVSQHVSIPIIGMGGIESADDVLEFLLAGANAVAIGTANFQNPLVCPEIIDALPGVLAKYGFRSVTDATGKGHESAR
- a CDS encoding aspartate carbamoyltransferase catalytic subunit, whose amino-acid sequence is MRHFVSTRHLSETMMFSILKKAEGMRTGVQKLPRQLFAANLFFEPSTRTKMSFIVAERKLGIETLDFQMETSSVVKGESLYDTAKTCEAIGANVMVIRHQDDDWYKELTNDLSLPVINAGAGKGEHPTQSMLDLLTIYQEYGTFSGLKVVISGDISHSRVARSNAYALQTLGAKVYFAAAPGFEDSSLDFPYISIDEAVETCDVLMLLRIQHERHGQNSCDTVSYLENYGLTTERERKMKDHAIILHPAPVNRGVEIDSCLVECPRSRIFKQMENGVYIRMAIIQTLVKEWGMYHEIALEKC